The following proteins come from a genomic window of Pirellula staleyi DSM 6068:
- a CDS encoding response regulator → MSLDTSLPPAPSIAPIVFLVDDDPGALRSLRFLIESDGLEAESFGSAAAFLDFYQPTMLGCLVVDVRMPEMTGLDLQQELAERGSTLPIIVMSGHADVASCTRAFRSGAIDFFEKPVNDNQILERVRHGIERHRQALLAMSSPRQGALQLELLTAREREVMDLLVRGKSLKQIALDLGISIQTSAKHRSRLLEKLKVPSDMELLRRVLEEQRR, encoded by the coding sequence ATGTCGCTCGACACTTCACTCCCGCCTGCCCCCTCGATCGCTCCCATCGTCTTTCTCGTCGATGATGATCCCGGCGCGCTCCGATCGCTCCGTTTTCTGATTGAGTCCGATGGACTCGAAGCGGAAAGTTTTGGCTCGGCTGCTGCGTTTCTCGATTTCTATCAACCGACGATGCTCGGCTGTTTGGTGGTCGATGTGCGGATGCCAGAGATGACCGGGCTCGATCTGCAGCAGGAACTGGCCGAGCGTGGTTCGACGCTGCCGATCATCGTGATGTCGGGGCATGCTGATGTCGCCAGTTGCACGCGCGCGTTTCGGAGTGGCGCTATCGACTTCTTTGAGAAACCAGTCAACGACAACCAGATCCTCGAGCGTGTGCGGCACGGGATCGAGCGACACCGACAAGCGCTGCTGGCGATGTCGTCCCCCCGCCAAGGTGCGTTGCAACTCGAACTGCTTACCGCCCGCGAACGCGAAGTCATGGACCTGCTGGTACGCGGCAAAAGCCTCAAGCAGATCGCGCTCGATCTCGGCATCAGCATTCAAACCTCGGCCAAGCATCGCAGCCGACTGCTCGAAAAACTCAAAGTCCCCAGCGACATGGAACTCCTCCGCAGGGTGCTCGAAGAACAGCGTCGTTAA
- a CDS encoding FAD-dependent monooxygenase, producing the protein MLFDCLILGAGPAGLALAARLSATGARVLVVDRDSADRGARNIHLSPLASQPVLPTVWKQLEALGLAAELRPQVALGAPAGVQIVTCSGQTVAQVACVDQQHFDDDHALPPLAWVSRQSLEQALTKLAIARGTTILRSTSVLDLSLDPSSSPRVLLAEDHAEPRWLEVPLVVDASGQQAIVGHHLRLIDPAGGGSHSALVGLYENASLASSATSFRTLFLPQHLRSRLWLAPQPGGMATVGIVGPRATLLRDRSSFAELLEDELVECPALAHCLLSAKMVGPLSVVRATGHKLLRGGGEGWLAVGDAFETLDPLPGWGVVTALESAAYAAPAILEAIASRTSSAELLTRWQRAFQAQLAPRKLLLLALASPGFGVADFLRQFPEHEPILAQLLVAGAVPADSSFEEDLAAQLVQLRPTAG; encoded by the coding sequence ATGCTTTTCGATTGTCTCATCCTCGGCGCAGGTCCTGCGGGACTCGCACTCGCCGCGCGTCTTAGCGCCACCGGGGCTCGCGTGCTTGTGGTTGATCGCGATTCAGCGGATCGCGGCGCGCGAAACATCCATCTCTCGCCCCTCGCATCGCAGCCCGTCTTGCCGACCGTCTGGAAGCAGCTCGAAGCACTCGGACTTGCGGCGGAACTTCGCCCGCAGGTCGCGCTCGGAGCACCAGCTGGTGTGCAGATCGTCACTTGCAGCGGCCAAACCGTCGCACAAGTGGCGTGTGTCGATCAGCAGCACTTTGACGACGATCACGCGCTGCCGCCGCTTGCTTGGGTTTCGCGTCAGTCGCTCGAGCAAGCGCTCACTAAACTGGCTATCGCGCGCGGCACTACGATTCTTCGTAGCACCTCGGTCCTCGATTTGTCCCTCGATCCCAGCAGTTCTCCCCGCGTGCTGCTGGCAGAAGATCACGCCGAACCACGCTGGCTCGAAGTTCCACTCGTCGTCGATGCCAGTGGTCAGCAAGCGATTGTGGGGCACCATCTGCGGCTGATCGATCCGGCCGGTGGTGGCAGTCACTCCGCATTAGTGGGGCTGTATGAAAACGCCTCGCTCGCCTCCTCGGCCACGTCGTTTCGCACGCTGTTTTTGCCCCAGCATTTACGCTCCCGCTTATGGCTTGCACCACAGCCGGGGGGAATGGCAACGGTCGGTATCGTGGGTCCGCGTGCCACGCTGCTGCGGGACCGCAGTAGTTTTGCCGAGCTACTGGAAGACGAACTCGTCGAGTGTCCGGCGCTTGCCCATTGTTTGCTCAGCGCCAAAATGGTGGGGCCACTTTCGGTGGTTCGCGCGACAGGGCACAAGCTGCTGCGTGGCGGTGGTGAAGGCTGGCTCGCTGTCGGTGATGCTTTTGAAACGCTCGATCCGCTCCCCGGATGGGGCGTAGTGACGGCGCTCGAGTCGGCTGCCTACGCCGCTCCGGCGATCCTCGAAGCGATTGCCAGCAGAACGTCGTCGGCCGAACTACTCACGCGCTGGCAACGTGCATTTCAAGCGCAGCTGGCGCCACGCAAGCTACTGCTACTCGCCTTGGCCTCCCCCGGGTTTGGGGTCGCCGACTTCCTGCGGCAATTTCCCGAGCACGAGCCGATTTTGGCCCAATTGCTGGTTGCCGGGGCTGTTCCGGCCGATAGCAGCTTCGAAGAGGACCTCGCCGCCCAGCTCGTGCAACTGCGGCCAACCGCAGGTTGA
- a CDS encoding response regulator transcription factor translates to MSSHSGAKHILVVEDERHLSVGIKFNLEAEGYRVSVVEDGKAALNLLEDPEQEIDLMILDLMLPGMSGYAVCEAVRNAGNDIPILMLSARTLPEDRTRGFDVGTSQYLSKPFDLDELLSRVKNLLKHFTRRPQKPTAIPIKFSTYEFGQAKIKFDEYELTVAGKPVSLTKREWELLSYFVENEGRLIPRTELLENVWQMRGYLQTRAPDQFMLRLRRIFEADHANPKHFLTIRDLGYRFVANPEEAADLTSQGSEDHPASEDPAQD, encoded by the coding sequence ATGTCGAGCCATTCGGGAGCCAAGCACATCCTAGTGGTCGAGGATGAACGCCATCTCTCCGTCGGTATTAAGTTCAATCTTGAAGCCGAGGGATATCGAGTTTCGGTCGTCGAGGATGGTAAGGCTGCGCTCAATCTACTGGAAGATCCCGAGCAAGAGATCGATTTAATGATCCTCGATCTCATGCTACCGGGGATGAGTGGCTATGCCGTTTGCGAAGCGGTTCGCAATGCGGGAAATGATATCCCGATCTTAATGCTCTCAGCGCGTACCTTGCCAGAAGACCGGACACGCGGCTTTGATGTCGGTACTAGTCAATATCTATCAAAGCCTTTTGATCTCGACGAACTATTAAGCCGGGTGAAGAACCTGCTTAAGCATTTTACACGTCGACCTCAAAAGCCAACGGCGATACCGATTAAGTTTAGTACGTATGAGTTTGGGCAAGCAAAAATTAAATTTGATGAGTATGAGCTGACAGTTGCTGGTAAACCGGTATCACTGACCAAGCGCGAATGGGAGCTGTTGAGTTATTTCGTGGAGAATGAAGGTCGGCTGATACCCCGGACTGAATTGCTCGAAAATGTCTGGCAAATGCGAGGCTATTTGCAGACCCGTGCTCCCGATCAATTTATGCTCCGATTGCGCCGTATTTTCGAAGCCGATCACGCCAATCCTAAGCATTTTCTCACAATACGGGATTTGGGCTATCGTTTTGTCGCCAATCCTGAAGAGGCTGCTGATCTCACCAGTCAAGGCAGCGAGGATCATCCCGCTAGCGAAGATCCTGCTCAAGACTAG
- the gluQRS gene encoding tRNA glutamyl-Q(34) synthetase GluQRS yields the protein MGRLAPSPTGAQHVGNARTYLLAWLHARLQGGRVVLRMEDIDSPRVKPGAAEEAIVDLKWLGLDWDEGPDVGGPHAPYVQTDRLSLYRQHLELLIERQLIYPCTCTRKDVETAASAPHLDGEPPPYAGTCRFRSPQDASALDTDKFVWRLHTSDQPRTIIDLVRGPCSMNVARDLGDFVIAKGTGVPAYQLAVVADDHAMGITEVLRGDDLLPSAFRQLELYEHFGYQAPQFAHLPLVVGPDGRRLAKRHGDTRLSWLRSQGMKAETLIGWIAYHSKLLDELRPITASQLLGDLRPTMLEQIPAEPLILHPHDVAWLLAQD from the coding sequence GTGGGACGACTTGCTCCCTCCCCGACCGGCGCCCAGCATGTCGGCAACGCTCGCACCTACCTCCTGGCGTGGCTGCATGCTCGGCTGCAGGGTGGACGCGTTGTGCTGCGCATGGAAGACATCGATTCCCCTCGCGTAAAGCCCGGCGCTGCTGAGGAAGCGATTGTCGACCTGAAGTGGCTCGGACTCGACTGGGACGAGGGTCCCGACGTCGGTGGCCCTCACGCTCCCTACGTTCAAACCGATCGGCTGTCGCTCTACCGCCAGCATCTCGAGCTACTGATCGAGCGGCAGCTCATCTACCCCTGCACTTGCACCCGCAAGGATGTCGAAACAGCCGCCAGTGCCCCGCATCTCGACGGCGAACCACCTCCCTATGCCGGAACCTGCCGCTTTCGCTCTCCTCAAGATGCCTCGGCGCTCGATACGGACAAATTCGTCTGGCGTCTGCACACGAGCGATCAGCCGCGTACGATCATCGACCTGGTTCGCGGGCCTTGCTCGATGAACGTCGCCCGCGATTTGGGAGATTTCGTGATAGCCAAAGGAACTGGAGTTCCTGCCTACCAACTGGCAGTGGTGGCCGACGATCATGCCATGGGAATCACCGAGGTGCTGCGTGGCGACGATCTGCTCCCCAGCGCCTTTCGGCAACTCGAGCTGTATGAGCATTTTGGTTATCAGGCGCCGCAGTTTGCACACCTACCACTTGTCGTAGGTCCCGATGGCCGTCGACTCGCAAAACGCCATGGAGATACACGCCTCTCTTGGCTCCGCTCGCAAGGGATGAAAGCCGAAACGCTGATCGGCTGGATAGCTTACCATTCTAAGCTTTTAGACGAGCTGCGACCGATCACCGCGAGCCAACTCTTAGGAGACTTGCGGCCCACGATGCTCGAGCAAATCCCTGCCGAGCCTTTAATCCTTCACCCGCACGATGTGGCGTGGCTCTTAGCGCAAGATTAA
- a CDS encoding MASE1 domain-containing protein has translation MVSQLFTLKSLLCFVVTFACLEGGAELGQLLSFPPRDFATCWPPSGIIVGLLAFAPRRCWPAMLIGAVAGNLFHNWRMNIGFETNVVFTCANFLEVSLGGYLLQRLFGQPFLLNSISRVLTLVLLVGLGCTTLSAFLGATMVNQSGTMTEYWREWFLWWAADVVGVVLFVPITLAVLELPQNIHRFDIKKALEASVLFGLLTLISVVVFFYADPNDSPLRFPFYTFPLLAWAGLSFGRSGGALATIIVGVCGTWATTRGLSVFASHHAPVTSQVLVLQAFLIVTMLTSLLFSVMFESLTTARNELQSTNNLLSAIMEGTSDGAFVKDASGRYLLLNSAGARNFGRPMEEVIGKTDHELLPREMADFVRNRDLKILTSGVVTTTEDTVSFGEQPRTFLTTKGPYRDARGNVIGLAGISADITSLKEAEEKLRRANETLETRVTERTMELTTANLQLMKEMTERSRVELRLREQQAELAHVARVAALGEMAAGLAHELNQPLHAISNYARGVVRRIDSARSTPADLREALAEIVAESDRAAAIIRRVSSFVSKRPYARHPLLIDDLIRNVSTLMTAEANRRHSRLELTLGASSSWVLGDAVQLEQVLVNLVRNGLEAMETTPEPARLLQIESSLVGDKVMVEVRDQGCGVPDGLETKLYDAFFTTKSHGLGMGLAISRSIVEAHEGELSSSPRLPRGTTFRFLIPVHDENQAAENDSDLSDDSSSVAPPATPNTTIVSTTN, from the coding sequence ATGGTTAGCCAACTCTTCACACTCAAGTCGCTGCTTTGTTTTGTCGTAACCTTTGCGTGCCTCGAAGGTGGCGCCGAGCTCGGCCAACTACTCTCGTTCCCGCCGCGCGACTTTGCCACTTGCTGGCCCCCCAGCGGAATCATCGTCGGCCTCTTGGCATTTGCTCCGCGCCGCTGCTGGCCGGCGATGCTCATCGGGGCCGTGGCTGGCAATTTGTTTCACAACTGGCGCATGAACATCGGTTTCGAAACCAATGTGGTCTTCACCTGCGCCAACTTCCTCGAGGTCTCTCTGGGTGGGTATCTGCTGCAGCGACTTTTCGGTCAACCGTTCCTGCTCAACTCGATCTCGCGCGTCCTGACGTTGGTCCTTTTGGTGGGTCTGGGTTGTACCACGTTAAGCGCCTTTCTCGGCGCGACGATGGTCAACCAGTCGGGCACCATGACGGAGTATTGGCGAGAATGGTTTTTGTGGTGGGCCGCCGATGTGGTGGGTGTGGTTCTGTTTGTGCCGATCACCCTCGCAGTCCTCGAACTGCCGCAGAACATTCACCGGTTTGATATCAAAAAAGCGTTGGAAGCCTCCGTACTTTTTGGACTCCTCACGCTCATCTCGGTCGTCGTTTTCTTTTACGCCGATCCGAACGATAGCCCGCTCCGGTTTCCGTTTTACACCTTTCCCCTGCTCGCTTGGGCTGGCCTCTCGTTTGGTCGCAGTGGCGGAGCCTTAGCCACCATCATCGTCGGCGTCTGCGGCACTTGGGCCACAACGCGAGGGCTCAGTGTGTTCGCCAGCCATCACGCGCCGGTGACCAGCCAGGTGCTGGTGCTGCAAGCGTTTCTGATTGTCACGATGCTCACTTCGCTGCTCTTCTCGGTGATGTTCGAGTCGCTAACTACCGCACGAAACGAACTACAGTCAACCAACAACCTGCTCTCCGCCATCATGGAAGGGACCAGCGATGGGGCATTCGTGAAAGATGCCTCGGGACGCTATCTGCTGCTCAACTCCGCCGGTGCTCGAAACTTTGGCCGGCCGATGGAAGAAGTGATCGGCAAGACCGACCACGAACTCTTGCCTCGTGAAATGGCCGACTTCGTTCGCAACCGCGACCTGAAAATTCTTACGAGCGGCGTTGTCACCACCACGGAAGATACCGTCTCGTTCGGTGAACAGCCACGCACGTTTTTAACGACGAAAGGTCCGTATCGCGATGCCCGTGGGAATGTGATTGGACTGGCAGGAATTTCGGCCGATATCACGTCGCTGAAAGAAGCCGAAGAAAAACTGCGCCGCGCGAACGAAACACTCGAAACACGCGTCACCGAGCGGACCATGGAACTCACCACTGCGAACCTGCAGCTGATGAAGGAGATGACCGAACGATCGCGTGTGGAACTGCGACTCCGCGAGCAGCAGGCCGAACTGGCCCACGTAGCCCGCGTGGCTGCGCTCGGTGAAATGGCGGCGGGACTTGCCCACGAACTCAATCAGCCACTGCATGCAATCAGCAACTACGCGCGGGGAGTTGTGCGGCGCATCGATTCCGCCCGCTCCACTCCCGCCGACCTACGCGAGGCACTCGCGGAAATCGTTGCCGAATCCGATCGCGCGGCTGCCATCATCCGCCGCGTCAGCAGCTTTGTCAGCAAGCGTCCTTATGCTCGCCATCCCCTACTGATCGACGACTTGATTCGCAACGTCTCGACTCTGATGACCGCCGAAGCCAACCGGCGTCATTCACGACTCGAGCTCACACTCGGCGCCAGCAGCAGCTGGGTTCTCGGCGATGCCGTACAGCTCGAACAGGTGCTGGTGAACCTTGTTCGCAACGGTCTCGAGGCGATGGAAACAACCCCCGAACCAGCGCGGCTGTTGCAGATCGAATCGTCCCTCGTCGGCGACAAAGTGATGGTGGAAGTGCGCGACCAAGGTTGCGGCGTTCCGGATGGGCTCGAAACCAAACTCTACGATGCGTTTTTCACCACCAAGTCGCACGGGCTCGGGATGGGACTCGCCATCAGCCGCTCGATTGTTGAAGCGCACGAAGGGGAACTTTCTTCGAGCCCACGTTTGCCACGCGGCACCACCTTTCGCTTTCTGATTCCCGTCCACGACGAAAACCAAGCAGCCGAAAACGACTCGGATCTGTCAGACGATTCATCGAGCGTTGCACCTCCAGCGACACCCAACACCACAATTGTCAGCACCACCAACTAA
- a CDS encoding polyprenyl synthetase family protein codes for MPDDLALLSQRKSKRRQTSHLKLVPETKTLREDLRARAAAATAVLDKTRPLSKDEMEALARRVLAEAGQGEGFVGWMMVVLATEFWRDQVASIPPSRRLFLLPHCLKHAEGCPADYDEFGLECKKCGACSIADFRGLADEMGYKVLVAEGSPIVLKIIVSGYVDAIVGVACLNVLEKAIDKILLAGIPCMAVPLLSSDCRNTSVDDDWVMEMIKAEPRPDAQQTRSYVHLLRAASSLFKPEELERLSPRVRGGKRLSELGEGEQLDPLAATESIAYDFLAKGGKYSRPFITMAVHDALTGGHGTLPKMPAGGGEVQLDIPDTVKRAALSIETFHKASLVHDDIEDDDAFRYGEETVHRRFGTPTAINVGDYLIGMGYRLVSKQSRAMGPDTAADILDILADAHIRLSEGQGAELLWRDARDKRLSPLDALKIYALKTSPAFEAALLSGARLAGDVTQYLEPLRQFARNLGVAFQILNDLGDWQGDSHNKMSAGGDTLAGRPTVLWALALESLAPEKQSELLQLVTEHADSQMHPQARLARVRQLYQEAGVFEKASRLIEKHQQRAESIADKIEPEELRRLMYYLIDSVLEAPRTAEPAIVPLTLATASSQVEGPRA; via the coding sequence ATGCCGGACGATCTGGCCCTGCTCTCGCAGCGGAAAAGCAAACGGCGTCAAACCTCGCACTTGAAACTCGTCCCTGAAACCAAAACCTTGCGCGAAGATCTGCGTGCTCGCGCGGCAGCTGCGACAGCGGTGCTCGATAAGACGCGTCCTCTCTCGAAAGATGAGATGGAAGCACTCGCGCGGCGCGTCTTGGCCGAGGCTGGCCAAGGGGAAGGTTTTGTCGGATGGATGATGGTGGTGCTCGCCACCGAATTTTGGCGAGATCAAGTCGCATCGATTCCACCGAGTCGCCGACTGTTCCTTTTGCCACACTGCTTGAAGCATGCCGAAGGATGCCCGGCCGACTACGACGAGTTCGGTCTCGAGTGCAAAAAGTGCGGCGCTTGCAGCATCGCCGATTTCCGCGGACTGGCCGACGAGATGGGCTACAAAGTCCTCGTCGCCGAAGGTTCGCCGATCGTGCTCAAAATCATCGTCAGCGGCTATGTCGACGCGATTGTCGGTGTGGCATGCCTCAACGTGCTCGAAAAAGCGATCGATAAGATTCTGCTCGCTGGCATTCCTTGCATGGCAGTGCCGCTCCTCTCGAGCGACTGCCGCAACACCTCGGTCGACGACGACTGGGTGATGGAGATGATCAAGGCCGAGCCTCGCCCCGACGCGCAGCAGACACGTTCGTACGTACACTTGCTCCGCGCGGCATCGTCTCTCTTCAAGCCAGAAGAACTCGAGCGACTTTCGCCACGCGTGCGTGGTGGCAAACGGCTGTCGGAGCTTGGCGAAGGGGAACAGCTCGATCCGCTCGCAGCCACCGAATCGATCGCCTACGACTTCCTGGCCAAAGGTGGCAAGTATTCGCGACCGTTCATCACCATGGCAGTGCACGACGCGCTCACAGGTGGTCACGGCACCCTCCCCAAAATGCCGGCCGGTGGGGGTGAAGTGCAGCTGGATATTCCCGACACAGTGAAGCGTGCCGCACTCTCGATCGAGACGTTCCACAAAGCATCGCTGGTGCACGACGACATTGAAGATGACGACGCTTTTCGCTACGGCGAAGAGACGGTGCATCGTCGTTTTGGAACACCCACGGCGATCAACGTTGGCGACTATCTGATTGGGATGGGTTATCGGCTCGTCAGCAAACAGTCGCGAGCGATGGGGCCCGATACAGCAGCCGACATTCTCGACATCCTGGCCGATGCCCACATTCGCTTATCCGAAGGACAAGGGGCCGAACTGCTGTGGCGCGATGCGCGCGACAAACGTCTCTCGCCGCTCGATGCCTTGAAGATCTACGCCCTGAAGACAAGTCCTGCGTTCGAAGCAGCACTCCTGAGTGGCGCGCGACTGGCAGGCGACGTGACCCAGTATCTCGAACCGCTGCGGCAGTTCGCACGTAACCTTGGGGTTGCGTTTCAGATTCTGAACGATCTCGGCGACTGGCAAGGCGATAGTCATAACAAGATGTCGGCTGGCGGCGACACCCTGGCAGGACGTCCGACGGTCCTGTGGGCCTTGGCGCTAGAGTCGCTGGCTCCTGAGAAGCAGAGCGAACTGCTGCAGCTCGTTACCGAGCATGCCGATAGTCAAATGCATCCGCAGGCCCGGCTCGCGCGGGTTCGACAGCTGTATCAAGAGGCGGGTGTGTTTGAAAAGGCTTCGCGGCTGATTGAAAAACATCAGCAGCGCGCGGAATCGATCGCCGACAAGATTGAGCCTGAAGAACTCCGGCGCCTCATGTACTACCTGATCGATTCGGTGCTCGAAGCGCCACGCACAGCAGAGCCTGCGATTGTTCCGCTGACACTTGCCACCGCGAGTAGTCAGGTGGAGGGACCGCGAGCCTAG